A portion of the Sulfuriferula sp. AH1 genome contains these proteins:
- a CDS encoding PilN domain-containing protein: MIRINLLPYREMQRAARLRHFTLMLGAVAALGLAIVILGYLTLEARIANQQARNEYLKSEIAKLDKDIADIKKLKEQTQALLARKQVVETLQTNRSESVHLLDQLVRQLPEGVYLKSIKQTGNSVNLQGYAQSSARVSTLMRNLDASPWLDGSTLVEIKAATVQGLRANEFSLNVQLVQPGTENTETNNKQAAGGKS, from the coding sequence ATGATACGTATCAATTTACTTCCTTATCGCGAAATGCAGCGTGCCGCACGCTTGCGGCATTTTACTCTGATGCTGGGTGCAGTTGCTGCATTGGGTCTGGCCATAGTCATATTGGGTTATCTGACCTTGGAGGCGCGGATCGCAAATCAGCAGGCACGGAATGAGTATCTTAAAAGCGAAATTGCCAAGCTGGATAAAGACATTGCCGATATTAAGAAACTTAAAGAGCAGACTCAGGCTTTGCTGGCACGTAAGCAGGTCGTTGAAACTTTGCAGACCAATCGTTCCGAATCGGTTCATTTGCTGGATCAGTTGGTCAGGCAATTGCCTGAGGGCGTTTATCTGAAATCCATCAAGCAGACTGGAAATTCGGTCAATTTGCAAGGCTACGCTCAGTCCAGTGCGCGGGTATCTACGCTGATGCGTAATCTGGATGCTTCACCATGGCTGGATGGTTCGACATTGGTCGAAATCAAGGCGGCGACAGTACAAGGTCTGCGCGCAAATGAATTCAGCTTGAATGTACAGTTGGTGCAACCCGGTACTGAAAACACAGAGACTAATAATAAGCAGGCAGCCGGAGGTAAGTCATGA
- a CDS encoding pilus assembly protein PilM has translation MQFDFLKIKSPPMIGVDISSSAIKMVELSDAGRNQRCIERYVIEPLSKDAVVEGNIAKMDEVVEAMKRAWASMGTRTRHVALALPAAAVITKKIILPVTLSETDMEIQVEAEANQAIPFALDEVNLDFQVLGPSANSPEDVEVLIVASRKEKVEDRVAVAESAGLKVLVMDAEFNASQTAYEGMAHVLPDGGDGQSVALIDIGATTMHIMVFVNNVMVYSREQSFGGNQLTQEIQRRYGMSSEEAEKAKRKGKLPENYALEVLQPFTETLALEISRALQLFFSSTSYIKVDHVVLAGGCAVIPGLDEAVANRTEASTLVANPFVGMVLSSRVLAAKLAVDAPALMVACGLAMRRFDPA, from the coding sequence TTGCAGTTCGACTTCCTCAAAATAAAATCCCCACCCATGATAGGCGTCGATATCAGTTCGTCCGCTATCAAAATGGTGGAATTAAGCGATGCTGGTCGCAATCAGCGTTGTATCGAACGATATGTCATCGAGCCTTTATCCAAAGATGCGGTAGTGGAGGGAAACATCGCAAAAATGGACGAGGTGGTGGAAGCGATGAAGCGCGCCTGGGCAAGCATGGGTACGCGTACCCGGCATGTGGCATTGGCTTTGCCGGCTGCGGCGGTGATCACCAAGAAAATCATTTTGCCTGTAACCCTGTCTGAAACGGATATGGAAATCCAGGTTGAGGCGGAAGCCAATCAGGCGATACCGTTTGCGCTGGATGAAGTAAACCTGGATTTCCAGGTGTTGGGGCCGTCCGCTAATTCGCCGGAAGATGTGGAAGTATTGATCGTCGCCAGTCGCAAGGAAAAAGTGGAAGATCGTGTGGCGGTGGCCGAATCGGCCGGATTGAAAGTCCTGGTCATGGATGCGGAATTTAATGCCAGCCAGACCGCTTACGAAGGCATGGCGCACGTGTTGCCGGATGGCGGGGACGGACAATCGGTTGCATTGATAGATATCGGTGCGACAACCATGCATATCATGGTGTTTGTTAACAATGTGATGGTTTACTCGCGCGAGCAATCATTCGGGGGGAACCAGCTGACGCAGGAAATACAGCGTCGATACGGGATGTCCTCCGAAGAAGCAGAAAAGGCAAAACGCAAAGGGAAATTGCCCGAGAATTACGCCCTGGAAGTATTGCAGCCTTTTACCGAGACCCTAGCCCTGGAAATAAGCAGGGCATTGCAGTTGTTTTTCTCCTCAACCTCTTATATCAAAGTTGATCATGTGGTGCTGGCAGGCGGTTGCGCAGTGATTCCCGGATTGGATGAAGCCGTCGCCAATCGCACCGAAGCCAGTACTCTGGTTGCCAATCCATTTGTCGGCATGGTTCTGTCGTCTCGCGTTCTGGCTGCCAAATTGGCCGTCGATGCCCCTGCCCTGATGGTGGCTTGCGGATTAGCAATGCGGAGGTTTGATCCAGCATGA
- a CDS encoding penicillin-binding protein 1A produces MLKSHWRYIVAILVGFIVLAVSLALLTVALIYPKLPSLDTLTDYQPKIPMRIYTADGALIAEFGAEHRAVVDLAKTPKVLQHAILAAEDDRFYQHGGVDTMGVLRAALSNLTAGGAKEGASTITMQVARNFFLSSEKTLTRKLNEALLAIKIEHTLSKDQILTLYINQIYLGQRAYGFGAASMAYFGKPLEKINLAEAAMLAGLPKAPSRYNPVVNLPRAQARQHYVLHRMLELHYIDDAQYQAAISQPLIIRNAKEAGNEVDADYVAEMIRQAMYDRYQDAIYTNGIKVYTTLRKRDQDVANLALWQGVEEYDHRHGYRGAEGNIPLPADPQSLQNDLDNALQDTQPVHDLVPAVVLAANAKRVHAYVKDVGEIDVRGDGLKFAQRLLTSPSQNKLALHTGSLIRVQKIAGTDKWRITQLPQVEAAFVSLDPKTGAIRSLVGGIDYNKNKFNHVTQAWRQPGSTFKPFIYSAALEKGFTAATLVEDEPITISPAETGGVLWEPKNYEGDYSGIVSVRQALTKSLNLPTIRILQAITPAYARDYVQRFGFDASRQPPYLTLALGAGSVTPIQLASAYAVFANAGQQTKPYLIDHIVDQNGKTIMKTIPEAAKPAIDPRNAFIITSLMQDVVRRGTAAKVAQLGRNDLAGKTGTTNDQVDAWFAGFQPSLVAVAWIGFDQPRTLGRGETGAQAALPMWMKYMGEILKGVPQAPFTAPKGVVTVPINPLTGLPVPDGEQGTPEYFYQEAVPMPAVSTPAPDNSGETPADPSSPDTTGAGNPLI; encoded by the coding sequence ATGCTCAAATCGCACTGGCGTTATATTGTAGCCATACTTGTTGGCTTTATTGTTCTCGCAGTTTCGTTAGCGCTATTAACTGTCGCATTAATCTACCCTAAATTACCAAGCCTGGATACGCTCACCGACTATCAACCCAAAATACCGATGCGGATATACACGGCTGACGGCGCATTGATCGCCGAATTTGGTGCCGAGCATCGAGCAGTGGTCGATTTGGCAAAAACACCAAAAGTCCTGCAGCATGCCATTCTGGCAGCAGAAGATGACAGATTCTATCAACATGGCGGCGTCGATACCATGGGAGTATTGCGCGCGGCATTAAGCAACCTCACTGCCGGCGGTGCAAAAGAAGGCGCATCCACCATTACCATGCAGGTGGCACGCAATTTCTTTCTGTCGAGCGAGAAAACGCTTACGCGCAAATTGAATGAAGCCCTGCTCGCGATCAAAATCGAACACACCTTAAGCAAGGATCAGATTCTCACGCTGTATATCAACCAGATTTATCTGGGCCAGCGCGCGTATGGCTTCGGTGCTGCCTCCATGGCTTACTTCGGCAAACCGCTGGAAAAGATCAATCTGGCCGAGGCGGCCATGCTGGCAGGATTGCCTAAAGCCCCATCGCGCTATAACCCGGTAGTGAATCTACCTCGAGCACAGGCTCGTCAGCACTATGTGCTGCACCGCATGCTGGAGCTGCATTATATTGATGACGCCCAATATCAGGCCGCAATCAGCCAGCCGCTGATAATCCGCAATGCGAAAGAAGCCGGCAATGAAGTTGACGCCGACTATGTTGCAGAAATGATACGCCAGGCAATGTATGACCGATATCAGGACGCGATCTACACCAATGGGATAAAGGTCTACACTACGCTGCGCAAACGTGATCAGGATGTCGCCAACCTCGCTCTTTGGCAGGGGGTAGAGGAATATGACCATCGTCATGGATATCGCGGCGCAGAAGGCAACATTCCCTTGCCTGCCGACCCGCAATCCCTGCAAAATGATCTGGATAACGCTTTGCAGGACACTCAGCCAGTCCACGACCTGGTTCCTGCCGTCGTTTTGGCCGCCAATGCCAAGCGTGTGCATGCATACGTCAAGGACGTTGGCGAGATTGATGTACGCGGGGACGGCTTGAAATTCGCCCAGCGTTTATTGACCAGTCCGTCACAGAACAAACTCGCGTTGCACACGGGCTCATTGATCCGCGTGCAAAAAATCGCCGGCACCGACAAATGGCGCATTACCCAACTGCCGCAAGTTGAAGCAGCTTTCGTTTCACTGGATCCCAAAACAGGCGCCATCAGGTCTTTAGTGGGCGGAATCGACTACAACAAGAATAAATTCAATCATGTCACGCAAGCATGGCGTCAACCCGGCTCGACATTCAAGCCATTCATCTACTCTGCAGCGCTGGAAAAAGGCTTTACCGCCGCAACACTGGTAGAAGATGAACCCATCACCATCAGCCCCGCAGAAACCGGCGGCGTATTATGGGAACCCAAGAATTATGAAGGCGATTACTCCGGCATTGTCAGCGTCAGACAGGCATTGACCAAGTCGCTCAATTTGCCGACCATACGTATTCTGCAAGCCATTACCCCGGCTTACGCCCGGGACTACGTCCAACGCTTTGGATTCGATGCTTCACGTCAACCCCCTTATCTGACGCTGGCGCTCGGCGCAGGGTCGGTGACACCAATTCAACTGGCTTCGGCTTATGCGGTATTTGCCAATGCCGGCCAGCAAACCAAGCCGTATTTAATCGACCACATCGTTGACCAAAATGGAAAAACCATTATGAAGACGATTCCGGAAGCAGCCAAACCGGCCATTGACCCACGCAATGCATTCATTATTACCAGTCTCATGCAGGATGTCGTCAGACGAGGCACAGCGGCCAAAGTGGCGCAGCTGGGCCGCAACGATTTGGCCGGCAAAACCGGAACAACCAATGACCAGGTCGATGCATGGTTTGCGGGTTTCCAGCCTTCTCTGGTCGCCGTTGCCTGGATAGGTTTCGATCAGCCGCGCACTCTCGGCAGAGGCGAAACAGGCGCGCAAGCCGCGCTGCCAATGTGGATGAAATACATGGGCGAAATACTGAAAGGCGTACCGCAGGCCCCTTTCACAGCACCCAAGGGCGTCGTTACCGTCCCCATCAATCCTTTGACCGGACTGCCTGTTCCCGATGGAGAACAGGGAACGCCTGAATATTTCTATCAGGAGGCGGTACCGATGCCTGCCGTCAGCACGCCTGCGCCGGACAACAGCGGAGAAACTCCGGCTGATCCCAGCAGTCCTGACACCACCGGAGCGGGAAATCCCTTAATTTAA
- a CDS encoding type 4a pilus biogenesis protein PilO: protein MNFNDLNNLNLKDLANAPMSIKTIVLAVALAVIVFFGYWFLWSGQLDSVNAAQQEEMTLRDSFMNKKRQAVNLDIYKQQLNDIDHSFGALLKQLPNKSQMDALLSDINQAGLGRGLQFELFRPGTETPKDFYAELPISIRVTGAYHDFGAFASDISQLSRIVTLHDLDIGPDKDGNLYMNATIKTYRYLDEDELAAQNKSNKKGDVKK, encoded by the coding sequence ATGAATTTCAATGATTTAAATAACCTCAATTTGAAAGATCTGGCAAATGCGCCCATGTCGATCAAGACGATTGTCCTGGCTGTTGCGCTAGCCGTGATTGTGTTCTTTGGATACTGGTTTTTATGGAGTGGACAGCTGGATAGTGTGAATGCCGCACAGCAAGAAGAAATGACTTTGCGCGACAGCTTCATGAATAAGAAACGTCAGGCAGTTAATCTGGATATTTACAAGCAACAACTCAACGATATCGACCACTCTTTTGGCGCTTTGCTGAAGCAGCTCCCCAATAAATCCCAAATGGATGCCTTGTTAAGCGACATTAACCAGGCAGGACTGGGGCGTGGATTGCAGTTTGAGTTATTCAGGCCGGGCACCGAGACGCCGAAGGATTTTTATGCTGAATTGCCTATCAGTATTCGTGTAACCGGCGCATATCACGACTTCGGCGCTTTTGCGAGCGACATTTCTCAACTGTCGCGCATAGTTACCCTGCATGACCTGGATATCGGTCCGGATAAGGATGGCAATCTTTACATGAATGCGACAATCAAGACTTATCGCTATCTGGATGAAGACGAACTTGCGGCCCAAAATAAAAGCAATAAAAAGGGGGACGTTAAAAAATGA
- a CDS encoding pilus assembly protein PilP, with the protein MKQLITVAALLSLAACSGSGHDDLTQFVKESGANLRGKVEALPEMRPYQPFAYNAFELPDPFKPRKLKPSAGGGGGAQPDMTRPKEPLESFALETLKMVGVLKQKNAIYAVIKTPENTIYRVRTGNYLGQNFGKVVAITDTEVKLKEIVQDSTGDWAERDSTLTLQEQ; encoded by the coding sequence ATGAAACAGCTGATAACTGTTGCTGCGTTATTGAGTTTGGCCGCCTGCTCGGGGAGCGGTCATGATGATTTGACTCAATTCGTGAAGGAATCGGGAGCCAATTTGCGGGGTAAGGTGGAAGCGTTGCCGGAAATGCGGCCTTACCAGCCTTTCGCGTATAACGCTTTTGAATTGCCGGATCCATTCAAGCCGCGCAAATTGAAGCCGAGCGCTGGCGGTGGCGGCGGTGCGCAACCGGATATGACCAGGCCAAAAGAGCCGTTGGAATCCTTTGCGTTGGAAACATTGAAGATGGTCGGTGTTTTGAAACAAAAGAATGCTATCTATGCAGTGATTAAAACACCTGAGAACACTATTTATCGGGTTCGGACAGGCAATTATCTGGGGCAGAATTTTGGCAAGGTGGTTGCGATAACCGATACCGAAGTGAAATTAAAAGAAATTGTGCAAGACAGTACTGGTGATTGGGCGGAGCGCGATAGCACGCTGACGTTGCAAGAACAATAA